From Candidatus Binataceae bacterium, a single genomic window includes:
- a CDS encoding SDR family oxidoreductase, translating to MDLNGKVVLVTGAGRRVGRALVLAFAERGASVAVHYLTSSPDADSVVAQIATSGGVARAFRADLASVVEIERLVSDIIASFGRLDVLVNSASVFYRKPIDEVTEKDWDLNLDINLKAPFFLAKLSAPAMRAQGAGKIINIGDWAGIRPYNNYLPYTVSKSGLVGLTRALAKALAPNIQVNCVALGPVLAPEEYDKEAIARMAAATLVKKMGTPADVVNAVMYLCATDFATGSTIVLDGGRLIA from the coding sequence ATGGACCTGAACGGCAAGGTTGTTCTGGTAACCGGCGCCGGCCGCCGCGTCGGCCGCGCGCTTGTGCTCGCCTTCGCCGAGCGCGGCGCATCGGTCGCCGTTCACTACCTGACATCATCGCCGGACGCAGATTCGGTCGTGGCGCAGATCGCAACGTCGGGTGGCGTTGCGCGCGCATTCCGCGCCGACCTTGCGAGCGTCGTCGAGATCGAGCGGCTCGTGTCGGACATTATCGCGAGCTTCGGGCGCCTCGATGTCCTGGTTAATTCGGCGTCGGTTTTTTATCGCAAGCCGATCGACGAGGTGACCGAGAAGGACTGGGACCTTAACCTCGATATCAACTTGAAGGCGCCATTCTTTCTGGCGAAACTCTCGGCGCCTGCGATGCGCGCGCAGGGCGCCGGCAAGATTATCAATATCGGCGATTGGGCCGGGATTCGTCCCTACAACAACTACCTGCCTTACACCGTCTCGAAGAGCGGGCTGGTCGGGCTCACGCGCGCGCTCGCGAAAGCGCTCGCGCCCAACATCCAGGTGAATTGCGTGGCGCTCGGACCGGTGCTCGCGCCCGAGGAATACGACAAAGAGGCAATCGCACGGATGGCTGCGGCGACGCTCGTTAAGAAGATGGGCACGCCTGCCGACGTCGTCAACGCCGTGATGTACCTCTGTGCGACCGATTTCGCGACCGGCTCGACGATCGTGCTCGACGGCGGGCGGCTGATTGCGTAG
- a CDS encoding 7-cyano-7-deazaguanine synthase, producing the protein MTGSALKKYRIVPIKSRVAVLASGGLDSSVMLAELARGGRHVFPIYVRAGVKWERDELRILRRFVERLGRSNVAPPAVLELPMSDVAGDHWSVTGKNVPGYRAAISSNYIAGRNLSLLTKATIFCARNRIGEVAMALLEANPFPDARPEFLRAFEKAAELGTGLPLKISTPFLGIEKEDVIRKGRALPLELTLTCASPVRGRHCGKCTKCAERIEAFARAGVDDPTRYATAGKRKEKIIAKTRAARDTKAQR; encoded by the coding sequence ATGACTGGGTCCGCGCTCAAGAAATATCGAATCGTTCCGATCAAGTCGCGCGTGGCTGTGCTCGCAAGCGGCGGCCTCGATAGTTCCGTGATGCTCGCGGAGCTGGCGCGCGGCGGGCGGCACGTCTTTCCGATCTATGTTAGGGCGGGAGTCAAGTGGGAGCGCGACGAGCTGCGAATTCTGCGGCGTTTTGTCGAGCGGCTGGGACGATCGAATGTCGCGCCGCCTGCTGTGCTCGAATTGCCGATGAGCGATGTCGCGGGCGATCATTGGAGCGTCACGGGGAAGAACGTCCCAGGGTATCGCGCCGCGATTTCGTCCAACTATATCGCGGGCCGCAACTTGAGCCTCCTGACCAAGGCGACAATCTTCTGCGCGCGCAACCGGATCGGCGAAGTGGCGATGGCGCTGCTTGAAGCGAATCCATTCCCCGATGCACGCCCCGAGTTTCTGCGCGCCTTCGAAAAGGCCGCCGAGCTCGGCACCGGCCTGCCGCTCAAAATTTCGACGCCCTTCCTCGGCATCGAGAAGGAAGACGTGATTCGCAAGGGCAGGGCGCTGCCGCTCGAGCTGACCCTTACCTGCGCGAGCCCGGTGCGCGGCCGCCATTGCGGCAAGTGCACCAAGTGCGCCGAACGTATCGAAGCGTTTGCGCGGGCGGGTGTCGACGATCCGACGCGCTACGCGACAGCCGGCAAAAGGAAAGAAAAGATCATCGCTAAGACACGAGCGGCAAGGGATACGAAGGCACAAAGGTAA